The following coding sequences are from one Limnobacter sp. SAORIC-580 window:
- a CDS encoding beta-ketoacyl-ACP synthase III: MIKVAISGTGLFVPSQTITNDELVESFNAYVAKFNAEHASEIASGELEPLQPSNSAFIESASGIKQRYVMEKEGILNPDRLHPYFKERPNSELSMMAEIAVDAGRKAMEDAGLVAADIDAVICSASNMQRAYPAMAIEIQEALGIEGFGYDMNVACSSATFGIEQAVNAVRSGTARAVLMVNPEITSGHQAWLDRDCHFIFGDVCTAVIVQRLEDAKPGSWEVLGTKLATKFSNNIRNNFGFLNRSEDADRDGRDKLFMQEGRKVFKEVCPMAAEHMSTHLQSLGLSSATDVRRYWLHQANLAMNQLIAKKLLGSSEFTADKAPVILDEFANTASAGSVIAFHRHKDDLGSGDVGVICSFGAGYSIGSVVVRKT; this comes from the coding sequence ATGATCAAGGTAGCCATCAGCGGCACGGGGCTTTTCGTGCCCAGCCAAACCATCACCAACGATGAATTGGTGGAGTCATTCAATGCCTATGTGGCGAAGTTCAATGCCGAACACGCTTCCGAGATTGCCAGCGGCGAACTTGAACCACTGCAGCCTTCCAATTCAGCGTTTATCGAAAGCGCTTCGGGCATCAAGCAGCGCTACGTGATGGAAAAGGAAGGCATTCTGAACCCGGACCGCCTTCACCCCTACTTCAAGGAACGCCCGAATTCTGAGCTGTCCATGATGGCGGAAATTGCCGTGGACGCAGGCCGCAAAGCCATGGAAGATGCAGGGCTTGTTGCTGCAGACATTGACGCCGTGATTTGCTCAGCATCAAACATGCAACGCGCCTACCCGGCCATGGCCATTGAAATTCAGGAAGCCTTGGGCATTGAAGGTTTTGGCTACGACATGAATGTGGCTTGTTCTTCCGCCACCTTCGGGATTGAGCAGGCGGTGAACGCCGTGCGCAGCGGCACAGCCCGCGCGGTGTTGATGGTGAACCCGGAAATTACCTCGGGCCACCAGGCCTGGCTGGACCGTGATTGTCACTTTATCTTTGGCGATGTGTGCACCGCTGTAATCGTACAGCGCCTTGAGGATGCCAAACCGGGCAGCTGGGAGGTACTGGGCACCAAGTTGGCCACCAAGTTCTCGAACAACATTCGCAACAACTTTGGCTTTTTGAACCGTTCGGAGGACGCAGACCGCGACGGTCGCGACAAACTGTTTATGCAGGAAGGCCGCAAGGTGTTCAAGGAAGTCTGCCCCATGGCTGCCGAGCACATGAGCACCCATTTGCAAAGCCTGGGTTTGAGTTCCGCGACCGACGTGCGCCGCTATTGGCTGCACCAAGCCAACCTGGCCATGAACCAGCTCATTGCCAAAAAACTGCTGGGCAGCAGCGAGTTCACGGCCGACAAAGCGCCGGTGATTCTCGATGAATTTGCCAACACCGCTTCAGCCGGTTCAGTGATCGCCTTTCACCGCCACAAAGATGATTTGGGCAGCGGCGATGTGGGCGTGATCTGCTCGTTCGGCGCGGGTTATTCAATTGGCAGCGTGGTGGTCCGGAAAACCTGA
- the aroQ gene encoding type II 3-dehydroquinate dehydratase: MKKLLLINGPNLNLLGTREPGIYGHMTLADIEKALKNIAFTDGFELMTFQSNHEGALIDRIHKAKTEDVAGIVINPAGYTHTSVALRDALAGVAIPFIEVHLSNIYKRESFRHNSYFSDLAEGVICGLGWQGYVYALRQLASK, encoded by the coding sequence TTGAAAAAACTGCTGCTGATCAACGGTCCCAACCTGAACCTGTTGGGCACGCGCGAGCCAGGTATTTATGGACACATGACCCTGGCTGACATTGAAAAGGCCTTGAAGAACATTGCATTCACCGACGGTTTCGAATTGATGACTTTTCAAAGCAACCACGAAGGTGCCTTGATTGACCGTATTCACAAGGCAAAAACCGAAGATGTCGCGGGCATTGTGATCAACCCGGCCGGTTACACCCACACCAGCGTAGCGCTGCGCGATGCACTGGCGGGTGTGGCAATTCCGTTCATTGAAGTGCACCTGTCCAACATTTACAAACGCGAGAGCTTTCGCCACAACAGCTATTTTTCAGACCTGGCTGAAGGCGTCATTTGCGGGCTGGGCTGGCAAGGGTATGTGTACGCCTTGCGGCAACTCGCCTCCAAGTAA
- a CDS encoding UDP-glucose dehydrogenase family protein, which yields MRVSIIGSGYVGLVTAACLAEVGNKILCCDIDEAKIAQLKNGQSPIYEPGLDELLERNIREQRLDFTTRIEDAVNHAELIFICVGTPPREDGSADLRHVLKVAQQIATHMNGFKVIINKSTVPVGTGERVADEVRRVLVQRNALHAFTVVSNPEFLKEGAAIDDFLRPDRIVLGTDSTPAGQRALRMMKSLYAPFQRHHERLMCMDVRSAELTKYAANAMLATRISFMNELANLAEKIGADIEQVRAGIGSDPRIGFSFLYAGCGYGGSCFPKDVRALIQTGEEAGENLSILRAVNHSNQRQKRVLVEKIIQRFGEDLSNMTFAMWGLAFKPETDDMREASSRTIAAELVLRGAKVQAFDPVANETARRAMEEDLAAFRQDGPLLGEFEIAKTQEETLFNADALIVCTEWRMFKSPDFLMLSRTLRQKAVFDGRNLYDPALLADYGLIYEGIGRRAEPADQGLSVEQMRLAS from the coding sequence ATGCGCGTTTCAATTATTGGTAGTGGATATGTGGGCTTGGTTACAGCCGCCTGTTTGGCCGAAGTGGGCAACAAAATTCTGTGTTGCGACATTGACGAAGCCAAAATTGCCCAACTTAAAAACGGCCAAAGTCCGATTTACGAACCCGGTCTGGATGAACTGCTGGAACGCAATATTCGCGAGCAACGCCTCGATTTCACCACCCGAATTGAAGACGCGGTGAACCATGCCGAGCTGATTTTCATTTGTGTGGGCACGCCGCCCCGCGAAGACGGCAGCGCCGACCTGCGCCATGTGCTCAAAGTGGCCCAGCAAATTGCCACGCACATGAATGGCTTTAAAGTAATCATCAACAAATCAACTGTGCCTGTGGGCACTGGCGAGCGAGTGGCCGATGAAGTGCGCCGCGTGCTGGTGCAACGCAATGCCTTGCACGCCTTCACCGTGGTGTCGAATCCTGAATTCTTGAAAGAAGGCGCAGCGATTGACGATTTCCTGCGCCCTGACCGCATTGTACTGGGCACCGACAGCACCCCCGCAGGGCAACGCGCCTTGCGCATGATGAAGTCGCTGTATGCCCCCTTCCAGCGCCACCACGAACGCCTGATGTGCATGGATGTTCGCTCTGCTGAATTGACCAAATACGCCGCCAACGCCATGCTGGCCACCCGCATCAGCTTCATGAACGAACTGGCCAACCTCGCCGAGAAAATTGGTGCTGACATTGAACAGGTGCGCGCGGGCATCGGCTCGGATCCCCGCATTGGCTTCTCTTTTCTGTACGCAGGCTGCGGCTACGGAGGCTCGTGCTTCCCCAAAGACGTGCGCGCCCTGATCCAGACCGGCGAAGAAGCAGGCGAGAACCTGTCCATTTTGCGGGCTGTCAACCACAGCAACCAGCGTCAAAAACGTGTGCTGGTTGAAAAAATCATTCAGCGCTTCGGTGAAGACCTCAGCAACATGACTTTTGCCATGTGGGGGCTGGCCTTCAAGCCGGAAACCGATGACATGCGTGAGGCCAGCAGCCGCACCATCGCGGCCGAACTGGTGCTGCGTGGTGCCAAAGTTCAGGCCTTTGACCCGGTGGCCAATGAAACTGCGCGCCGCGCCATGGAAGAAGACCTGGCCGCATTCCGGCAAGACGGCCCCTTGCTGGGCGAATTCGAAATTGCAAAAACCCAGGAAGAAACCCTGTTCAATGCGGATGCCCTGATAGTGTGTACCGAGTGGCGCATGTTCAAGAGCCCAGACTTTTTAATGTTGAGCCGCACGCTTCGCCAAAAGGCGGTTTTCGACGGTAGAAACCTGTATGACCCCGCACTGCTGGCGGATTATGGCCTGATTTACGAAGGCATTGGCCGCAGGGCTGAGCCAGCGGATCAGGGTTTATCGGTAGAACAAATGCGCTTGGCGTCTTAA
- a CDS encoding efflux RND transporter periplasmic adaptor subunit has translation MSDQSFFKRKWVQIGLAIGVVALGVIGSEVLVATAPTASRKPPEKVARLVTTEPVKAGDYTVSLLGYGVVEPEQQITLQARVSGTVQSIGPKFVPGASFKKGEVLVQLDNTDYRIELQTAQAALAQAQSTLTSELGNQVVAQSDFELLGLNVDERERALILRKPQLEAAKATVQSAQAGVERAKVNLERTILRAPFDGVVVSREASVGAQVSATTALGVLASSEAYWISVAVPQADLKWIKFPEGKQAGSTVCVSDASSREDGCHKGTVLNLQTSVQDNGRQAQVLVEVPRNNNKNLQPLLLAQYVKVRFDGIELRNVFKLAPSSVHDNTVWVNDNGELDIRPVNIAFRSAEYVLIDRGLNNGESIVTSNLGSPVNRMAIRTNEPPNNATTPAPAAVKP, from the coding sequence ATGAGCGATCAATCTTTTTTCAAACGCAAATGGGTACAAATTGGCCTGGCCATTGGGGTCGTTGCCCTGGGTGTTATTGGTTCTGAAGTGCTGGTGGCCACAGCCCCTACAGCCAGCCGCAAACCGCCAGAAAAAGTCGCACGGTTGGTGACAACAGAGCCAGTCAAGGCCGGCGATTACACCGTCAGCTTGCTGGGCTATGGCGTGGTTGAGCCTGAGCAGCAAATTACCTTGCAAGCGCGGGTGAGCGGTACAGTACAAAGCATTGGTCCGAAGTTTGTACCAGGTGCTTCGTTCAAAAAAGGCGAGGTGTTGGTACAACTGGACAACACCGATTACCGCATTGAGTTGCAAACCGCGCAAGCCGCATTGGCGCAAGCGCAATCTACGCTCACCTCGGAATTGGGTAACCAGGTAGTGGCCCAATCCGATTTCGAATTGCTCGGTTTGAATGTGGATGAACGCGAACGTGCCCTGATATTGCGCAAACCGCAACTGGAAGCTGCCAAGGCCACTGTGCAGTCCGCGCAAGCAGGTGTTGAGCGCGCGAAGGTGAACCTGGAGCGCACCATTTTGCGGGCACCATTCGATGGTGTTGTGGTAAGTCGTGAAGCAAGCGTAGGCGCGCAAGTGAGTGCCACCACGGCTCTTGGCGTGCTTGCCAGCAGCGAAGCCTACTGGATCAGCGTGGCCGTGCCGCAAGCCGATTTGAAATGGATCAAATTTCCTGAAGGCAAACAGGCAGGCTCAACCGTGTGCGTCAGCGATGCCAGCAGCCGTGAGGACGGTTGCCACAAGGGTACGGTGCTGAACCTGCAAACCAGCGTTCAAGACAACGGACGGCAAGCGCAAGTATTGGTCGAAGTACCCCGGAACAACAACAAAAACCTGCAACCTTTGTTGCTGGCCCAGTATGTGAAAGTGCGCTTTGACGGCATTGAACTGAGGAATGTATTCAAACTGGCGCCCTCGTCTGTGCATGACAACACAGTGTGGGTCAACGACAACGGTGAACTCGATATTCGCCCCGTCAACATCGCCTTTCGTTCCGCCGAGTATGTGTTGATTGATCGCGGCTTGAACAATGGCGAAAGTATTGTGACTTCCAACCTGGGGTCACCTGTGAACCGCATGGCCATTCGAACGAACGAGCCCCCCAATAACGCAACCACTCCCGCACCTGCTGCGGTCAAACCATGA
- a CDS encoding efflux transporter outer membrane subunit, producing MKHHLKPLLPFVLALSLGACTTVESRKPEIDSRFENATFKPLVSPNAVQAPADWWTGFSSEQLNTLMQQSQADNLSLEATEARLRAAQASLEAAQASFFPSLTLNAGRQENTVKGTSIQGQATNNRGLFTSASFVASYEIDLWSRVRNTAKASELQLQATRYELDAARISIAGQLATTWSQWVAADQTVRLFETELESFQTNLKLVELRFRQGGAVASDVLQQRQLVESAQGNLAQAQANRDVLLNSLALLVGQPPNKISLNSENLPTLPALPATGFPAELLNRRPDVQQAWAQVLATDRSVAAAIANRFPQLSLRASFSDQTRDSDLLFDNWVRNLSVNLVAPLFDGGARSAEVERQRALLDQAVAQYQDAAINALADVDNALIQETRQGEAVESFQRQLELAELSLKRLFAGYRNGTVDYLAILDAQQSTSQLRRNLVNAQQQLVGFRIALYRALSGSIPQPTAAEQS from the coding sequence ATGAAGCACCACCTCAAACCCCTGTTGCCCTTTGTCTTGGCCTTATCGCTGGGGGCTTGCACCACTGTTGAGTCCAGAAAGCCAGAAATCGACAGCCGGTTTGAAAATGCAACTTTCAAACCCTTGGTCAGCCCGAACGCAGTGCAGGCACCTGCTGACTGGTGGACGGGTTTTTCCAGCGAACAACTCAACACACTGATGCAACAGTCACAGGCCGACAATCTGAGCCTGGAAGCCACAGAGGCCCGCCTGCGTGCAGCGCAGGCCAGCCTGGAGGCGGCACAGGCCAGTTTTTTCCCCTCGCTTACCCTGAATGCAGGCCGACAGGAAAACACAGTGAAAGGCACCAGCATTCAAGGACAGGCCACCAACAACCGCGGACTGTTTACCTCGGCCTCGTTTGTGGCCAGTTATGAAATCGATTTGTGGTCGCGCGTTCGCAACACAGCCAAGGCCTCTGAATTGCAGCTTCAAGCCACACGCTACGAACTGGATGCAGCCCGCATCAGCATAGCGGGTCAACTTGCCACCACTTGGTCCCAATGGGTGGCGGCTGACCAAACCGTGCGGCTGTTCGAGACGGAACTGGAAAGTTTTCAGACCAACCTGAAGTTGGTTGAATTGCGATTTCGCCAAGGTGGTGCAGTGGCGTCTGATGTGTTGCAACAACGGCAACTGGTCGAGTCGGCCCAAGGCAACCTGGCGCAAGCCCAAGCCAATCGCGATGTGCTGCTCAACAGCCTGGCGCTGCTGGTGGGCCAGCCTCCGAATAAAATCAGCCTGAACAGTGAGAACCTGCCTACCCTGCCCGCTTTGCCCGCCACAGGCTTTCCCGCTGAACTGCTGAATCGCCGCCCCGATGTACAACAGGCATGGGCACAGGTGCTGGCAACCGACCGCAGCGTGGCTGCCGCCATCGCCAACCGATTTCCGCAACTCAGCCTACGTGCAAGCTTTAGTGATCAAACCCGAGATTCCGACTTGCTGTTTGACAACTGGGTGCGCAATTTGAGCGTGAACCTGGTTGCGCCACTTTTCGACGGTGGCGCACGCTCCGCGGAAGTGGAACGCCAGCGCGCCTTGCTTGATCAGGCCGTGGCGCAATATCAGGACGCAGCCATCAATGCACTGGCCGATGTGGACAATGCACTGATTCAGGAAACCCGCCAAGGCGAGGCTGTAGAAAGTTTTCAACGGCAACTTGAACTGGCTGAGCTCAGTTTGAAGCGGCTTTTTGCAGGCTACCGCAATGGCACGGTCGACTACCTGGCCATTCTGGATGCACAACAAAGCACCAGCCAGTTAAGGCGTAACCTGGTGAATGCACAACAACAATTGGTGGGCTTTCGGATTGCCCTTTACAGGGCGCTGTCCGGCAGCATTCCACAACCTACAGCAGCAGAGCAGTCATGA
- a CDS encoding glutathione S-transferase N-terminal domain-containing protein: protein MNTNIDAIFNLLAGTARGWRGTGITARARKTPEKVLKLYDIEISPFCRLVREALSEMDLDVMILPCPAGGKRFRDEARKLLPGTKFPMLVDDNTGVVMNESADIIDYLAKTYNSKLKSQQGFGRKVAVGSSMLASTFQYRVGGFQGMKARPSKAPAEPLVLYSFESSPYSKPVRARLCELEIPYLLKNTPKGAMTDMGPPVFRDKLFKAPQGTTRNRAWLSENTGKVQVPYLIDPNTGVAMYESNDILRYLDKTYGA, encoded by the coding sequence ATGAACACCAACATCGACGCAATTTTCAACTTGCTGGCAGGCACGGCACGCGGCTGGCGCGGCACAGGTATTACCGCCCGTGCCCGCAAAACTCCCGAAAAAGTGTTGAAACTCTATGACATCGAAATCAGCCCGTTTTGCAGACTGGTGCGGGAGGCCTTGAGTGAAATGGACCTGGATGTGATGATTTTGCCTTGCCCCGCAGGTGGCAAGCGTTTTCGCGACGAGGCCCGCAAATTGTTGCCTGGCACCAAGTTTCCAATGCTTGTGGATGACAACACAGGCGTGGTGATGAATGAATCCGCCGACATCATCGACTACCTGGCCAAAACCTACAACAGTAAACTGAAAAGCCAACAAGGCTTTGGGCGCAAAGTGGCGGTGGGTTCATCGATGCTGGCGAGTACCTTCCAATACCGTGTTGGTGGCTTTCAGGGTATGAAAGCTCGACCATCAAAAGCACCCGCTGAACCCTTGGTGCTTTACAGCTTTGAGAGCAGCCCATACTCCAAGCCTGTGCGTGCGCGTTTGTGCGAACTGGAAATTCCATATCTGCTGAAGAACACGCCCAAGGGCGCCATGACGGACATGGGTCCCCCTGTTTTCCGCGACAAACTGTTTAAGGCGCCACAAGGCACCACGCGCAACCGGGCTTGGTTGTCGGAGAACACTGGCAAGGTGCAGGTGCCTTATTTGATCGATCCGAACACGGGTGTGGCGATGTACGAGTCCAACGACATTTTGCGGTATCTGGACAAGACATACGGCGCTTGA
- a CDS encoding efflux RND transporter permease subunit: MNAASRRRVDRSGPLAWMTKNTVAANILMWVCLIGGVFGFMNMTKEVFPEFELDLVTVSVAYPGASPEDVEQGIVLAIEEAISSIEGIVEVNSTANEGAASVVIEIDESEDAQAVYDKIKQEVDRITTFPGDAEVPNVSLTARKRTVVTLVVHGDTDELSLRNLAEEARDGLLQNPGITQVDLTEIREQEIHVEVPEARLNAYGLTLQGIADNIRANVIEVSGGSISTQSGEILLRVSERRDFANEFAALPIVSPVSGTPLKLGDIATVRDGFQDIDKYATFNGKPSIEISVSRIGEQTPIGISEATQEALERIRPLMPEGIEISVVSDRSDTYKQRQELLAKNAVMGLILVMVLLTIFLDWKLAFWISMGIPTAFLGAMLILPLFGVTFNMISMFAFIIALGIVVDDAIVAGENIYEYRQQGMSMLDASIQGARDVAMPVTFSILTNIAAFAPLLFVPGFLGKIWGVIPLVVCTVFVVSLMEAIFILPAHLAHSKEGTGKFHNWQQKFSKGFSQFIERRYTPIVQKCVEYRYLSMGVGIALMVLVISWPVSGRMGFELFPQVEADQSEVRAQLPLGSTNEQVNLVRDRIVESALKTVEATGGEQQSTGIYASVNENNITVRTYLTPPDVRPVPTAEFTDQWRLDVGNIPGVETIRFAADSGGPGSGPAFTVQLSHRNVDTLRQASEALARELANYPMVSEIDDGFQNGKEQFSFTLKEEARRLGLSSNDIGRQVRAAFFGSEALRQQRGRNEVKVLVMRPETERSAQTDVRDLLIRTPQGTLVPLHSLVEFDDTRAVANITRRDGRRTISVTANVNPRNQAQQVQNATVQDLMPKLMADYPGLSYSFAGRQQDFSEALGGLGKGFMVALLMIYVLLAIPFKSYLQPFIVMLAIPFGIFGAIVGHLMMGYSISIVSMMGILALAGVVVNDSLVMVDHANEKVREGMTPYEAICTSGVRRFRPIMLTTISTFGGLAPMIFETSRQAKFMIPMAISLGYGILFATAITLLLVPCLYLMIDDIRRMLGTSPGLEPDEIDLTKLEETRTT, from the coding sequence ATGAATGCCGCAAGCCGTCGCCGGGTAGACCGTTCAGGCCCATTGGCCTGGATGACCAAGAATACAGTGGCCGCCAACATCCTGATGTGGGTGTGCCTGATCGGTGGCGTGTTCGGATTCATGAACATGACCAAAGAAGTATTCCCCGAATTCGAGCTGGACCTGGTCACCGTGTCTGTTGCCTACCCTGGGGCAAGCCCTGAAGATGTAGAGCAAGGCATTGTGCTGGCCATTGAGGAAGCCATTTCAAGCATTGAAGGCATCGTTGAAGTCAATTCCACAGCCAATGAAGGCGCAGCCAGTGTGGTCATTGAAATCGATGAATCCGAAGACGCGCAGGCTGTTTACGACAAAATCAAACAAGAGGTGGACCGCATTACCACCTTCCCCGGCGACGCTGAAGTGCCCAATGTGTCACTGACTGCGCGCAAGCGAACAGTAGTCACTCTGGTGGTACACGGCGACACCGATGAATTATCGCTGCGCAATCTGGCTGAAGAAGCACGCGACGGTTTGCTGCAAAACCCCGGTATCACGCAGGTAGATCTCACCGAGATTCGCGAACAGGAAATTCATGTTGAAGTGCCAGAAGCCCGGCTAAACGCCTATGGCTTAACGCTGCAGGGCATTGCCGACAATATTCGGGCCAATGTCATTGAAGTATCCGGCGGAAGTATTTCAACCCAAAGCGGCGAAATACTGTTGCGTGTTTCCGAGCGGCGTGATTTCGCCAATGAGTTTGCAGCGCTGCCGATCGTGTCGCCAGTCAGCGGTACCCCCTTGAAACTGGGTGACATTGCCACGGTGCGAGATGGCTTTCAGGACATCGACAAATACGCCACCTTCAACGGCAAACCATCCATTGAAATTTCAGTGTCACGGATCGGTGAACAAACTCCCATCGGAATATCTGAGGCCACACAGGAAGCGCTGGAACGCATTCGCCCCTTAATGCCCGAGGGCATCGAAATTTCGGTGGTCAGCGATCGTTCCGACACCTACAAACAGCGACAGGAATTGCTGGCTAAAAATGCCGTGATGGGTTTGATACTGGTGATGGTGTTGCTCACCATTTTCCTGGACTGGAAGCTGGCCTTCTGGATCAGCATGGGAATTCCCACCGCGTTTCTCGGTGCCATGTTGATACTGCCCCTGTTCGGCGTCACCTTTAACATGATCTCGATGTTCGCCTTCATTATTGCGCTGGGCATTGTGGTGGACGACGCGATTGTTGCGGGCGAAAATATTTACGAATACCGGCAACAAGGCATGAGCATGTTGGACGCCTCTATTCAAGGCGCACGCGATGTGGCCATGCCAGTCACCTTCAGTATCCTGACCAATATTGCAGCCTTTGCACCCTTGCTGTTTGTACCAGGCTTTCTGGGAAAAATATGGGGTGTAATTCCGCTGGTGGTGTGCACGGTGTTTGTGGTGTCGCTAATGGAAGCGATCTTCATTTTGCCAGCCCACTTGGCGCACAGCAAAGAAGGCACAGGCAAATTTCACAACTGGCAACAAAAATTCTCCAAAGGATTCAGCCAGTTTATTGAACGCCGCTATACCCCGATTGTTCAAAAGTGTGTGGAATACCGTTACCTGTCCATGGGTGTAGGCATTGCCCTGATGGTACTGGTGATCAGCTGGCCAGTCAGTGGCCGCATGGGCTTCGAGCTGTTTCCGCAAGTGGAGGCAGACCAATCTGAAGTGCGGGCGCAATTGCCACTGGGCAGCACCAATGAACAAGTGAACCTGGTGCGCGACCGCATTGTTGAAAGCGCCCTGAAAACCGTAGAAGCCACGGGTGGTGAACAACAAAGCACCGGCATTTACGCCAGCGTGAATGAAAACAATATTACGGTACGAACGTACCTGACCCCGCCCGATGTGCGCCCAGTACCCACCGCTGAATTTACCGACCAGTGGCGGCTGGACGTGGGCAATATTCCCGGTGTGGAGACCATTCGGTTTGCGGCCGACTCGGGCGGCCCCGGCAGTGGTCCTGCCTTCACGGTGCAGTTAAGCCACCGCAATGTAGACACCCTGCGCCAGGCCAGCGAGGCCCTGGCGCGTGAACTGGCCAACTACCCCATGGTGTCCGAAATTGACGATGGATTTCAGAATGGCAAGGAACAGTTCAGCTTTACTTTGAAAGAGGAAGCGCGCCGCTTGGGACTGAGTTCCAACGACATTGGTCGACAGGTTCGCGCCGCATTTTTTGGTTCTGAAGCGCTGCGCCAGCAACGTGGCCGCAACGAAGTCAAGGTGCTGGTGATGCGCCCTGAAACAGAACGTTCAGCTCAAACCGATGTGCGAGACCTCTTGATTCGCACACCACAAGGAACACTGGTACCCCTGCATTCACTGGTGGAATTTGACGATACGCGTGCGGTTGCCAACATCACGCGAAGGGATGGGCGGCGAACCATTTCGGTAACCGCCAATGTGAACCCGCGCAACCAGGCACAACAGGTGCAAAATGCCACCGTGCAAGATCTCATGCCCAAGTTGATGGCCGACTACCCGGGCTTGAGCTACAGCTTTGCCGGCCGCCAGCAAGATTTTTCGGAAGCCCTGGGTGGTTTGGGCAAAGGCTTCATGGTGGCCTTGCTAATGATCTATGTACTTTTGGCCATTCCTTTCAAAAGCTATCTGCAACCCTTCATTGTAATGCTTGCCATTCCATTCGGTATTTTCGGCGCAATTGTAGGCCACTTGATGATGGGCTATAGCATCAGCATTGTGTCCATGATGGGCATTCTTGCCTTGGCAGGTGTGGTGGTCAACGACTCGCTGGTGATGGTAGACCATGCCAATGAGAAAGTGCGTGAGGGCATGACGCCCTACGAGGCGATTTGTACTTCTGGCGTGCGGCGTTTCCGGCCAATCATGCTGACCACCATTTCAACATTCGGTGGCTTGGCCCCCATGATTTTTGAAACCTCACGCCAGGCAAAATTCATGATCCCGATGGCCATTTCACTGGGCTACGGTATTTTGTTCGCCACAGCCATTACACTGTTGTTGGTACCCTGTTTGTACCTGATGATCGACGATATACGACGTATGTTGGGCACAAGCCCTGGCCTTGAGCCAGATGAAATTGATTTGACGAAACTGGAAGAAACCCGCACCACATGA